The bacterium genome has a window encoding:
- a CDS encoding MG2 domain-containing protein — translation MNTLRSSALISIFALSLLPALHAQPGQPDPDRESLRSQARKQSQQGNYKEALEAFISLATDSLETPGLVGSDLQSAVDSMGALNRIKEADAFLEKVVEIHSNNWMALAAAARCLSQGDHNGTIVAGTFERGPHRGQGRYVSSEERDRIRALQWMVKAMTLIEGLARSPGGEAGAFYEEFARMLMGARGYQDAWRLQVLSDLTVLPDYEEGHIYWRSRGETRGAPVDEAGNPILYPVPVRYDAAVSDGERWRWMLKRATDHDRSRAVAVKITRAGFLSQQFGVETLVRGNWQMPRIDEDDPTAATATLALHTLADDETVARLAAGIKRFRLPPEFDFIRLYRDVAAEPKSSDAESALNALAELFTNRRQYEQAAAYWRESIKGYGAGQENWKQKRLDQIVGNWGRFEPALTQPAGQGASLEYRFRNGTRVVLDAREINVPELLADIKEYLKSNPKELDGGRLALDNIGFMLVEKNLTKYLGRETARWELPLTPKPRHFDRVVTVNTGLKTAGAYLLTATMANGNVSKIVVWVNDTVIARKQSDKAAWFYVADAVSGKPLEGVNVEFFGYRQDYIQNWKSIGRHYNVLTTAFAETTDPDGQVTASRKDIEHTYQWLITATTPDGRLAFIGFSPFWYWQDQYSGQDYNQRKVFGISDRPVYRPDQKVNFKFWIRQARYDEDNTSDYADQDFAVIITNPKGDKVFEKTYKTDGVAGLQGDLMLPKDAALGQYYAYIWKGGSSWGGMNFRVEEYKKPEFEVTIDAPKEPVMLGETMTATIKAKYYFGAAVKKAKVKLKVTRTSYSANWYPPMPWDWFYGPGYWWFASDYAWFPGWRDWGCLCPRSWWWPAPSTPPELVAEAEVPIGEDGTVKWPIDTRLAKELHGDTDHKYEITAEVTDESRRTIVGQGTVLVARKPFKVTAWVDRGHYRQGDVVKADFAARTLDGKPVKGGGELVLYRVGYKNGTPVESVVRKWELDTNEEGLASQKIQASAAGQYRLSYTVKDEKRHSIEGGYVFVVRGEGFDGRDFKFSELELIPEAREYRPGDKVRLMINTDHPGATILLFVRPSNGVYLKPKLLRLAGKSTIEEIEVVRKDMPNFFIEAMTVFDGRLYTQTREIIVPPEKRVLNVDVLPSAETFKPGEQATIKVRVTDFFGQPLAGSTVMSVYDKAVEYISGGSNVEGIRDFFWKWRRHHTPHTESNLDRWLSNLTPPRMLTMDNLGIFGEGVVDEVGETFGLVKRKGEAGRGNARSLRMAGREDGMVMAAAKSSMMEMAAPACAPAEGMNALASTLDGDQGGGGSGAAVEPVVRSAFADTAYWNPALDTDSNGITEVSFKMPENLTGWKIKTWVMGQGTKVGEGVAEVVTAKKVMLRLQAPRFFVEKDEVVLSANIHNALKTDKSVQAVLEVDGGCLELQGAAAAGNQVAAAVPAAVGKRQGSPNAFAGTSNATLIKIKAGEDQRVDWRVKVVREGTAVVRMKALTDEESDAMEMTFPVYVHGMLKTESWSGVLRPDRDRQDVTVTVPAERRPESSRLELRFSPTLAAALVDALPYMVDYPYGCTEQTLNRFLPTVLVQKVLKEMGLDLSAIRDKQTNLNSQEIGDDKERAAQWKRSHQTDSGQDRNPVFDEAVVNDMVKQGLKALTAMQCDDGGWGWFSGWGEHSWPHTTATVVHGLQIAKQNGVALVPGVLERGVDWLGKYQAEELRKLRNTALHLTLLDGKDHADDMDAFAYMVLVDAGKDSSAMRDSLYNGRTNLSVYAKAMVGLALHRSGQVEKRDMILRNIGQYLVRDPENQTAHLNLGNDGYRWCWYGSETEAHAYYLKLLAATEPKGEVAPELVKYLLNNRKHATYWNSTRDTALCLEAMAEYLKASGEDKPDMTVQIYVDGAKVKESRITADTLFAFDNKLVMEGPAVTTGKHLIEVRRVGRGPVYFNTYLTTFTLEDPITRAGLEIKVNRSFYKLVPAKKTIKAAGSRGQALDQKVEKFERQRLTNGDRLKSGDLIEVELEIASKNDYEYILFEDMKAAGFEPVDARSGYTGNDLGAYVEFRDERVCFFVRQLARGQNSVAYRLRAEIPGRFSALPTKGSSMYAPELKANSDEMKLRIED, via the coding sequence ATGAACACCCTGCGCAGTTCGGCTTTAATCTCGATTTTTGCCCTTTCACTTCTTCCCGCGCTTCATGCCCAACCCGGGCAACCTGATCCTGACCGTGAATCCCTGCGGAGCCAGGCCCGGAAGCAATCGCAGCAGGGGAATTACAAGGAGGCCCTTGAGGCATTCATATCCCTTGCAACCGATTCCCTGGAAACCCCGGGGCTCGTGGGAAGTGACCTGCAAAGCGCCGTGGACTCCATGGGCGCACTCAACCGGATCAAGGAAGCGGATGCGTTTCTCGAGAAGGTCGTGGAGATCCACTCCAATAACTGGATGGCGTTGGCGGCGGCGGCGAGGTGCCTGTCCCAGGGGGATCATAACGGAACGATCGTGGCGGGTACCTTCGAACGGGGGCCGCACCGGGGCCAGGGCCGTTATGTCAGCTCGGAGGAGCGCGATCGCATCCGGGCCTTGCAATGGATGGTCAAGGCCATGACGCTCATAGAAGGGTTGGCCCGTTCCCCGGGGGGAGAGGCGGGGGCTTTCTATGAGGAATTTGCCCGCATGCTGATGGGCGCCCGGGGCTATCAGGACGCCTGGCGGCTCCAGGTCCTGAGCGATCTGACGGTCCTGCCGGATTACGAGGAGGGTCATATTTACTGGCGAAGCCGGGGCGAAACCCGCGGGGCGCCGGTGGATGAAGCCGGAAACCCGATCCTCTACCCGGTGCCGGTCCGCTACGACGCCGCTGTGAGTGATGGTGAACGCTGGCGTTGGATGCTGAAACGGGCGACGGACCATGACCGGTCCCGCGCCGTTGCCGTTAAAATAACCCGGGCCGGCTTTCTGAGTCAGCAATTCGGGGTGGAAACCCTGGTCCGGGGTAACTGGCAGATGCCGCGGATTGACGAGGATGACCCCACTGCGGCCACGGCCACGCTGGCGCTTCATACCCTGGCCGATGACGAGACCGTCGCCCGGCTGGCTGCGGGAATCAAGCGGTTCCGCCTGCCACCGGAGTTCGACTTTATCCGGCTTTACAGGGACGTCGCCGCCGAACCCAAATCCAGCGATGCCGAATCCGCCCTCAACGCCCTGGCCGAACTCTTCACCAACCGGCGCCAATACGAGCAGGCGGCCGCCTATTGGCGCGAGAGCATCAAGGGCTATGGCGCGGGCCAGGAGAACTGGAAGCAGAAACGACTCGACCAGATCGTCGGCAACTGGGGGCGGTTCGAACCGGCCCTGACCCAGCCCGCCGGACAGGGGGCGTCGCTGGAGTATCGCTTCCGGAACGGAACCCGGGTGGTGTTGGATGCCCGGGAAATCAACGTCCCTGAACTGCTGGCGGACATCAAGGAGTACTTGAAGTCCAACCCGAAAGAGTTGGATGGCGGGCGGCTAGCCCTCGATAACATTGGCTTCATGCTGGTTGAAAAAAACCTGACCAAATACCTGGGGCGTGAAACGGCCCGCTGGGAGTTGCCCCTCACTCCGAAACCGCGTCACTTCGACCGGGTGGTAACCGTGAACACCGGACTCAAGACGGCGGGCGCCTATCTGCTGACCGCAACGATGGCGAATGGGAATGTGAGTAAAATCGTGGTCTGGGTGAACGATACCGTGATCGCCCGCAAGCAATCGGACAAGGCCGCCTGGTTCTATGTGGCGGATGCGGTCAGTGGTAAACCGCTCGAGGGGGTGAACGTCGAGTTCTTCGGGTACCGGCAGGATTACATCCAGAACTGGAAATCCATTGGCCGGCATTACAATGTCCTCACCACCGCCTTTGCCGAGACCACCGATCCGGATGGCCAGGTAACTGCCTCCCGGAAAGATATCGAGCACACCTACCAGTGGTTGATCACGGCTACCACCCCCGACGGCCGCCTCGCCTTCATCGGGTTCTCGCCGTTCTGGTATTGGCAGGATCAATATTCCGGTCAGGATTATAATCAGCGCAAAGTGTTTGGCATCAGCGACCGGCCGGTGTACCGGCCGGACCAGAAGGTGAACTTCAAATTCTGGATCCGCCAGGCCCGTTATGACGAGGACAACACCTCCGATTACGCCGATCAGGATTTTGCCGTCATCATCACGAACCCCAAAGGCGACAAGGTGTTTGAGAAAACCTACAAGACCGATGGCGTGGCCGGGCTGCAAGGCGACCTGATGCTCCCGAAGGATGCGGCGCTGGGTCAGTATTATGCCTATATCTGGAAGGGGGGAAGCAGTTGGGGTGGAATGAACTTCCGGGTGGAGGAGTACAAAAAACCTGAGTTCGAGGTGACGATTGATGCACCCAAGGAGCCCGTCATGCTGGGCGAGACGATGACCGCGACGATAAAGGCGAAATACTATTTCGGTGCCGCCGTGAAGAAGGCGAAGGTCAAGCTCAAGGTCACCCGCACCAGTTACAGTGCCAACTGGTACCCGCCCATGCCCTGGGATTGGTTCTATGGGCCCGGCTATTGGTGGTTTGCGTCCGACTACGCCTGGTTTCCCGGCTGGCGGGACTGGGGTTGCTTGTGCCCGCGCAGCTGGTGGTGGCCGGCTCCCTCTACCCCGCCCGAACTGGTGGCCGAGGCGGAAGTGCCCATCGGTGAGGATGGCACGGTGAAGTGGCCGATCGATACCCGGCTGGCGAAGGAACTGCACGGCGATACCGACCACAAGTATGAGATCACCGCCGAAGTGACCGACGAGTCACGGCGGACGATTGTCGGCCAGGGTACGGTGCTGGTCGCGCGTAAGCCCTTCAAGGTCACCGCCTGGGTCGACCGGGGGCACTACCGCCAGGGTGACGTGGTGAAGGCAGACTTTGCGGCGCGGACGCTCGACGGAAAACCCGTCAAGGGCGGGGGTGAACTGGTGCTTTACCGGGTCGGTTACAAGAACGGGACGCCGGTGGAGAGCGTAGTCCGGAAGTGGGAGCTCGACACGAATGAGGAGGGGCTGGCTTCCCAGAAGATTCAGGCCTCTGCAGCAGGCCAGTACCGGCTGTCCTACACCGTGAAGGATGAGAAGCGCCACTCCATCGAAGGCGGTTATGTGTTTGTGGTCCGCGGTGAGGGGTTCGATGGACGGGACTTCAAGTTCAGCGAACTCGAACTCATTCCCGAAGCCCGCGAATACCGGCCGGGCGACAAGGTGCGCCTGATGATCAATACCGATCATCCCGGGGCCACCATCCTGCTATTTGTGCGGCCGTCAAACGGCGTCTACCTGAAGCCGAAACTGCTGCGCCTGGCCGGGAAGAGCACGATCGAGGAAATTGAAGTGGTCCGGAAAGATATGCCCAACTTCTTTATCGAAGCCATGACGGTGTTTGATGGACGGCTCTACACCCAGACGCGCGAAATCATCGTTCCCCCGGAGAAGCGGGTTTTGAATGTCGATGTGCTGCCCTCGGCCGAAACCTTCAAGCCCGGTGAACAGGCGACGATCAAGGTGCGGGTCACGGACTTCTTCGGGCAGCCCCTGGCCGGTTCCACGGTGATGAGTGTGTATGACAAGGCGGTCGAATATATTTCCGGCGGCTCCAACGTGGAGGGGATCCGTGACTTCTTCTGGAAATGGCGCCGGCACCACACGCCCCACACGGAAAGCAATCTGGATCGATGGCTTTCGAACCTGACGCCTCCACGGATGTTGACCATGGATAACCTCGGGATATTCGGGGAAGGGGTGGTCGATGAGGTCGGGGAAACGTTTGGTCTGGTGAAACGAAAAGGTGAGGCAGGCCGCGGTAATGCACGATCCCTGAGAATGGCCGGGCGTGAAGACGGCATGGTGATGGCCGCCGCGAAGAGCAGCATGATGGAAATGGCGGCCCCGGCTTGCGCGCCAGCTGAAGGTATGAACGCATTGGCCTCAACATTGGATGGCGATCAAGGCGGGGGCGGTTCCGGCGCGGCCGTTGAGCCGGTGGTGCGCTCAGCCTTCGCTGATACCGCCTACTGGAATCCCGCGCTGGATACTGATTCCAACGGGATCACCGAGGTCAGCTTCAAGATGCCCGAGAATCTGACCGGATGGAAAATCAAGACCTGGGTAATGGGGCAGGGCACGAAAGTGGGGGAGGGCGTGGCGGAGGTAGTGACGGCCAAGAAGGTGATGCTCCGGTTGCAGGCCCCGCGCTTCTTTGTTGAAAAGGACGAGGTGGTGCTCTCGGCCAACATCCATAACGCCCTGAAGACCGACAAATCGGTTCAAGCCGTGCTGGAAGTGGACGGCGGGTGTCTGGAGCTGCAGGGCGCAGCCGCTGCGGGCAATCAGGTGGCAGCCGCCGTCCCGGCGGCTGTTGGGAAGCGGCAAGGAAGCCCGAATGCGTTCGCCGGGACGTCGAACGCCACCCTGATAAAAATCAAAGCGGGCGAGGATCAGCGCGTCGATTGGCGCGTAAAGGTCGTTCGCGAAGGAACGGCCGTCGTCCGCATGAAGGCCCTGACGGATGAGGAGTCCGATGCCATGGAGATGACCTTCCCGGTCTATGTCCACGGGATGCTCAAGACTGAATCCTGGTCAGGGGTGCTGCGGCCGGACCGTGACCGCCAGGACGTCACGGTCACGGTCCCCGCCGAGCGGCGGCCCGAGTCATCCCGGCTGGAGCTCCGTTTCTCGCCGACCCTGGCCGCTGCCCTGGTGGATGCGCTTCCCTATATGGTGGATTATCCTTACGGCTGCACCGAGCAGACGCTTAACCGGTTCCTTCCCACGGTGCTCGTTCAGAAGGTGCTCAAGGAGATGGGGCTGGATCTTTCGGCGATCCGGGATAAACAGACCAACCTGAATTCCCAGGAAATCGGCGATGACAAGGAGCGGGCGGCGCAATGGAAGCGGAGCCATCAGACTGATTCCGGGCAGGACCGTAACCCGGTGTTTGATGAGGCCGTGGTAAACGACATGGTGAAGCAGGGGCTCAAGGCGCTGACGGCCATGCAGTGTGACGATGGCGGGTGGGGCTGGTTCTCCGGCTGGGGCGAACACTCCTGGCCGCACACCACGGCCACGGTGGTGCATGGCCTTCAGATCGCAAAACAGAACGGGGTTGCACTGGTGCCCGGCGTGCTGGAACGGGGAGTGGACTGGCTCGGGAAATATCAGGCGGAGGAATTACGGAAGTTGAGGAATACCGCGTTGCATCTCACCCTCCTGGATGGCAAGGATCATGCCGATGACATGGATGCCTTCGCCTATATGGTATTGGTGGATGCGGGCAAGGACAGTTCCGCCATGCGCGACTCCTTGTACAATGGCCGGACGAATCTCTCGGTCTATGCCAAGGCGATGGTCGGACTCGCCCTGCATCGCAGCGGTCAGGTTGAAAAGCGGGATATGATCCTGCGCAATATCGGGCAGTATCTGGTCCGGGATCCTGAAAACCAGACCGCCCACCTCAACCTCGGGAACGACGGCTATAGGTGGTGCTGGTATGGCAGCGAGACCGAGGCGCATGCCTATTACCTGAAACTGCTGGCGGCGACGGAGCCCAAGGGAGAGGTGGCTCCGGAACTGGTCAAGTATCTGCTCAACAACCGCAAGCATGCCACCTATTGGAACTCCACGCGCGACACGGCATTGTGTCTCGAGGCCATGGCGGAGTATCTCAAGGCGAGCGGGGAGGATAAGCCCGACATGACGGTTCAGATTTATGTGGATGGCGCCAAGGTCAAGGAAAGCCGGATTACGGCTGACACGCTCTTCGCGTTTGATAACAAGCTGGTGATGGAAGGTCCCGCCGTGACCACCGGTAAACATCTGATCGAGGTGCGGCGAGTGGGGCGCGGGCCGGTGTATTTCAACACCTACTTGACCACCTTCACGCTGGAAGACCCGATCACCCGCGCGGGCCTGGAGATCAAGGTCAACCGGTCGTTCTATAAGCTCGTACCTGCCAAAAAGACCATCAAGGCGGCAGGCTCACGCGGTCAGGCGCTGGACCAGAAGGTCGAGAAATTTGAACGCCAACGGCTCACCAACGGAGATCGCCTCAAGAGCGGAGACCTGATCGAGGTGGAACTGGAGATCGCGAGCAAGAACGACTACGAATACATCCTCTTCGAAGACATGAAGGCGGCGGGCTTTGAGCCCGTAGACGCGCGGAGCGGCTACACGGGGAATGATCTGGGGGCCTACGTCGAGTTCCGTGATGAGCGGGTCTGTTTCTTTGTCCGTCAGTTGGCGCGAGGCCAGAACAGTGTGGCCTACCGGCTGCGGGCCGAGATCCCCGGCCGGTTCAGCGCCCTTCCGACCAAGGGCAGTTCCATGTATGCCCCGGAGTTGAAGGCCAATTCAGACGAGATGAAGTTACGGATTGAGGATTAA